Proteins from a genomic interval of Pantoea deleyi:
- the fldA gene encoding flavodoxin FldA, producing the protein MALVGIFFGSDTGNTENIAKMIQKQLGKDVAEVHDIAKSTKEDLEAFDILLLGIPTWYYGEAQCDWDDFFPTLEEIDFNGKLVALFGCGDQEDYAEYFCDAMGTIRDIIEPHGAVIVGHWPTEGYHFEASKGLADDKHFLGLAIDEDRQPELTSQRVEQWVKQIFDELQLKEILEA; encoded by the coding sequence ATGGCACTCGTAGGCATCTTCTTTGGCAGCGATACCGGCAACACCGAAAACATTGCAAAAATGATCCAGAAGCAGCTGGGTAAAGACGTTGCAGAAGTGCATGACATCGCGAAAAGCACAAAAGAAGATCTGGAAGCGTTTGATATCCTGCTGCTGGGCATTCCGACCTGGTACTACGGTGAAGCGCAGTGCGACTGGGATGACTTCTTCCCGACGCTGGAAGAGATCGATTTCAACGGCAAACTGGTTGCGCTGTTTGGCTGCGGCGACCAGGAAGATTACGCAGAGTACTTCTGTGACGCGATGGGTACCATTCGCGACATCATCGAGCCACACGGCGCGGTCATCGTCGGCCACTGGCCAACCGAAGGCTACCATTTTGAGGCTTCAAAAGGTCTGGCCGATGACAAACACTTCCTGGGTCTGGCCATTGACGAAGATCGTCAGCCTGAACTGACCAGCCAGCGTGTTGAGCAGTGGGTTAAGCAGATCTTCGATGAGCTGCAGCTGAAAGAGATTCTGGAAGCCTGA
- the nagE gene encoding N-acetylglucosamine-specific PTS transporter subunit IIBC encodes MLGYLQKVGRALMVPVATLPAAAILMGVGYWIDPNSWGAGNALAALLIKSGAAIIENMSVLFAIGVAYGMSKDKDGAAALTGFVGFLVVTTLCSPAAVAMIQKMPVDQVPVAFGKINNQFVGILVGILSAEVYNRFSHVELPKALSFFSGRRLVPILVSFLMILVAFILMYIWPVIFNGLVGFGEHIQKLGSVGAGIYAFFNRLLIPVGLHHALNSVFWFDVAGINDIPKFLGGAQSLADGTATVGITGRYQAGFFPIMMFGLPGAALAIYHCARPENRVKVGSIMLAAAFAAFFTGITEPLEFSFMFVAPVLYLIHAVLTGLSVFIAASMHWIAGFGFSAGLVDMVLSTRNPLATHWYMLIPQGLVFFAIYYVVFRFTIKKFNLMTPGRELAVAGDESDGYDVNVDKTGSDETATESLARRYIGAVGGSTNLTGIDACITRLRLNVNDSAQVNEGVAKRLGASGVIRLNKQSVQIIVGTQAESIASAMKKVLTKGPVAAAATGSAPAEPEVKPQAVLNSEKRVIATLLAPVSGEVVALEAVPDEAFASKAVGDGLAIKPSDKRVVAPIAGTVVKIFNTNHAFCLETDNGVEIVVHMGLDTVALDGKGFTRLVEEGASVVAGQPVLEMDLDFLNANARSMVSPVVVSNSDDFAGLTLLAQGQVVAGETPLYEVKG; translated from the coding sequence ATGTTAGGTTACTTACAGAAGGTGGGGCGCGCACTGATGGTGCCGGTGGCAACCCTGCCAGCAGCAGCCATCCTGATGGGGGTCGGTTACTGGATTGATCCGAACAGCTGGGGGGCGGGCAATGCGCTGGCCGCACTGCTGATCAAATCGGGTGCCGCCATTATCGAAAACATGTCAGTGCTGTTTGCGATTGGTGTCGCCTACGGCATGTCAAAAGATAAAGATGGTGCAGCCGCGCTGACCGGTTTTGTCGGCTTCCTGGTGGTCACCACGCTCTGCTCACCCGCTGCGGTGGCGATGATACAGAAGATGCCGGTCGATCAGGTGCCCGTGGCCTTTGGCAAGATCAACAACCAGTTTGTCGGTATTCTGGTCGGGATCCTCTCGGCTGAGGTCTATAACCGCTTCAGCCACGTCGAACTGCCCAAAGCGCTCTCCTTCTTCAGCGGACGCCGGCTGGTGCCGATCCTGGTTTCGTTCCTGATGATTCTGGTGGCGTTTATCCTGATGTATATCTGGCCGGTGATCTTCAACGGTCTGGTCGGCTTCGGGGAACATATCCAGAAACTCGGCTCTGTCGGCGCCGGTATCTACGCCTTCTTTAACCGTCTGCTGATCCCGGTTGGTCTGCATCACGCTCTGAACTCCGTGTTCTGGTTTGATGTGGCCGGTATTAACGACATTCCGAAGTTCCTCGGCGGCGCGCAGTCACTGGCGGACGGCACGGCTACCGTGGGGATCACCGGTCGTTATCAGGCGGGCTTCTTCCCGATTATGATGTTTGGTCTGCCGGGTGCCGCGCTGGCGATTTACCACTGCGCACGTCCTGAGAACCGCGTCAAAGTGGGCAGTATCATGCTGGCCGCGGCGTTTGCTGCTTTCTTTACCGGCATCACCGAACCGCTGGAGTTCTCCTTCATGTTCGTCGCGCCGGTGCTCTATCTGATCCATGCGGTGCTGACCGGGCTCTCCGTCTTTATCGCCGCCAGCATGCACTGGATCGCGGGATTTGGCTTCAGCGCCGGGCTGGTGGATATGGTGCTCTCAACCCGCAACCCGCTGGCCACACACTGGTATATGCTGATCCCGCAGGGGCTGGTCTTCTTCGCCATCTACTATGTGGTCTTCCGCTTCACCATCAAAAAATTCAACCTGATGACGCCAGGCCGTGAGCTGGCGGTAGCGGGTGATGAAAGTGATGGCTATGACGTCAACGTAGACAAAACCGGTAGCGATGAGACGGCGACCGAATCTCTGGCGCGCCGCTACATTGGTGCGGTAGGGGGCTCGACCAACCTGACCGGCATCGACGCCTGTATTACCCGTCTGCGCCTCAACGTGAACGACTCCGCCCAGGTAAATGAGGGCGTGGCGAAACGCCTCGGTGCCTCCGGCGTGATTCGCCTTAACAAACAGAGCGTGCAGATTATCGTCGGCACCCAGGCTGAAAGCATCGCGTCCGCCATGAAAAAAGTGCTGACCAAGGGGCCGGTTGCGGCCGCCGCGACCGGCAGCGCGCCAGCCGAGCCGGAAGTCAAACCGCAGGCGGTGCTGAACAGTGAGAAGCGGGTTATCGCGACCCTGCTGGCACCGGTTTCCGGTGAAGTTGTGGCGCTGGAAGCGGTTCCGGATGAAGCCTTTGCCAGCAAAGCGGTAGGCGACGGTCTGGCGATCAAACCCAGCGACAAGCGTGTCGTGGCGCCGATTGCGGGCACCGTGGTGAAAATCTTCAACACCAATCACGCCTTCTGCCTGGAAACGGACAACGGCGTGGAGATTGTGGTGCACATGGGGCTGGATACCGTGGCGCTGGACGGCAAAGGCTTTACCCGTCTGGTGGAGGAGGGGGCCAGCGTGGTCGCCGGTCAGCCTGTGCTGGAGATGGACCTGGATTTCCTCAACGCCAACGCGCGCTCCATGGTGAGTCCGGTCGTGGTCAGCAACAGCGATGATTTCGCCGGTCTGACGCTGCTGGCCCAGGGGCAGGTCGTGGCAGGCGAAACCCCGCTGTACGAAGTGAAAGGCTAA
- a CDS encoding YbgA family protein — translation MGKKIPVGISACLLGDSVRFDGGHKRLTFATQDLTPFVRFEPICPEMAIGLPTPRPALRLVKQDDDELHLCFSKDGGEEVTKEMRAWSAERVKSLHHLSGYILCAKSPSCGMERVRVYEPDNNNNRKVGTGIFAEFLQREMPWLPLEEDGRLHDPALRENFIGRICALHEFNEMWENGLTRHGLIAFHSRYKLMMLAHSQEKYRELGPFVASMSQWTSLDAFAFEYRNRMMALMSRPASRRNHTNVLMHVQGYFRRQLSSPQRQELATLIDRYRQGTQPLLVPITILKHYMAEYPHPWLAQQRYFDPYPEALCLRYGQ, via the coding sequence ATGGGCAAAAAAATCCCCGTTGGAATCAGTGCATGCCTGCTCGGCGACAGCGTCAGGTTTGATGGTGGCCATAAACGTCTTACTTTTGCGACTCAGGATCTTACCCCATTTGTCCGCTTTGAACCGATCTGCCCGGAAATGGCGATCGGTCTGCCTACACCGCGCCCGGCATTACGGCTGGTAAAACAGGATGATGACGAACTGCATCTCTGTTTCAGCAAAGATGGCGGTGAAGAGGTGACAAAAGAGATGCGTGCCTGGTCCGCCGAACGGGTGAAATCGCTGCATCATCTCTCTGGCTATATCCTGTGCGCGAAATCCCCCAGCTGCGGCATGGAGCGGGTGCGGGTTTACGAGCCTGACAACAATAACAACCGCAAAGTCGGCACCGGCATTTTTGCGGAGTTCCTGCAGCGTGAGATGCCCTGGCTGCCGCTGGAAGAGGATGGTCGCCTGCACGATCCTGCCCTGCGTGAGAATTTTATCGGCCGCATCTGCGCGCTGCATGAGTTCAACGAGATGTGGGAAAACGGCCTGACCCGTCACGGACTGATCGCCTTCCACAGCCGCTATAAGCTGATGATGCTGGCGCACTCGCAGGAAAAATATCGCGAGCTCGGGCCTTTTGTCGCGTCGATGAGCCAGTGGACGTCGCTGGACGCCTTCGCCTTTGAGTACCGTAACCGCATGATGGCGCTGATGTCCCGTCCGGCTTCACGTCGCAACCACACGAACGTGCTGATGCATGTGCAAGGCTATTTCCGCCGTCAGCTCAGCTCACCGCAGCGTCAGGAGCTGGCGACGCTGATTGACCGCTATCGTCAGGGAACGCAGCCGCTGCTGGTGCCGATCACGATTCTCAAGCACTACATGGCGGAGTATCCGCACCCCTGGCTGGCCCAGCAACGCTATTTCGACCCTTATCCCGAAGCCTTGTGCTTACGCTACGGACAGTAA
- the fur gene encoding ferric iron uptake transcriptional regulator — protein sequence MTDNNTALKKAGLKVTLPRLKILEVLQEPECHHVSAEDLYKRLIDIGEEIGLATVYRVLNQFDDAGIVTRHNFEGGKSVFELTQQHHHDHLICLDCGKVIEFSDESIETRQREIATRHGIKLTNHSLYLYGHCTVGDCRENENLHDQ from the coding sequence ATGACTGACAACAACACCGCATTAAAGAAGGCTGGCCTGAAAGTAACGCTGCCCAGACTGAAAATTCTGGAAGTGCTTCAGGAACCTGAGTGCCATCACGTCAGTGCGGAAGATTTGTACAAACGCCTGATCGATATCGGCGAAGAGATTGGCCTGGCTACCGTTTACCGTGTTCTGAACCAGTTCGACGATGCGGGCATTGTCACGCGTCACAACTTTGAAGGCGGCAAATCTGTCTTCGAACTGACTCAGCAGCACCACCACGATCACCTGATCTGCCTGGATTGCGGCAAGGTTATCGAGTTCAGCGATGAATCTATCGAAACGCGTCAGCGCGAAATCGCGACCCGTCATGGCATCAAGCTGACCAACCACAGCCTCTATCTCTACGGCCACTGCACCGTGGGCGACTGCCGGGAAAACGAAAACCTGCACGACCAGTAA
- the kdpE gene encoding two-component system response regulator KdpE: MTTVLIVEDEKEIRRFVRLALENEDLKVVDADTLQRGLIEAATRKPDLVILDLGLPDGDGTDFIRDLRQWSAIPVIVLSARSDEQDKIAALDAGADDYLTKPFGIGELLARVRVALRRHSRPQPDARIHFADVSVDLAARRVQRGDSEIHLTPIEFRLLSILLNNAGKVLTQRQLLSQVWGPNAVEHSHYLRIYMGHLRQKLEANPTQPAHLLTETGVGYRFMP, encoded by the coding sequence GTGACCACGGTTTTAATCGTTGAAGATGAGAAAGAGATCCGCCGCTTTGTCCGGCTGGCGCTGGAAAATGAAGATCTTAAAGTGGTGGATGCCGACACGCTGCAGCGCGGGCTGATCGAAGCGGCGACCCGTAAGCCTGACCTGGTGATCCTGGATCTTGGCCTGCCGGACGGGGATGGCACCGATTTTATTCGTGACCTGCGCCAGTGGAGCGCCATACCGGTCATCGTGCTGTCGGCGCGCAGCGATGAGCAGGATAAAATCGCCGCGCTGGATGCGGGCGCGGACGACTACCTGACCAAGCCCTTTGGCATTGGTGAACTGCTGGCGCGCGTCCGGGTCGCGCTGCGCCGGCACAGCCGCCCGCAGCCGGATGCCCGCATCCATTTTGCCGACGTCAGCGTCGACCTTGCGGCACGGCGGGTACAGCGCGGCGACAGCGAGATCCACCTCACCCCGATCGAGTTTCGTCTGCTGAGTATTCTGCTTAACAACGCCGGAAAGGTGCTGACGCAGCGGCAGCTGCTGAGCCAGGTCTGGGGGCCGAATGCGGTGGAGCACAGTCACTATCTGCGGATCTATATGGGGCATCTGCGGCAGAAGCTGGAAGCGAATCCGACCCAGCCCGCTCATCTGCTGACCGAAACCGGCGTCGGCTATCGCTTTATGCCATAA
- a CDS encoding DUF2517 family protein: MYQAYPRYKIIARRTLVVLLGVLALPVMLFRQDRARFYSYLHRVWCKTSAKPVWLAQSEAGGGAFW; the protein is encoded by the coding sequence ATGTATCAGGCTTATCCACGTTACAAAATTATCGCACGACGCACGCTGGTGGTTCTTCTCGGCGTGCTGGCCCTGCCTGTTATGCTGTTCCGCCAGGACAGGGCGCGCTTCTACAGCTATCTGCATCGCGTCTGGTGCAAAACCAGCGCCAAACCGGTCTGGCTGGCGCAGTCTGAAGCCGGTGGCGGGGCGTTCTGGTAA
- the pgm gene encoding phosphoglucomutase (alpha-D-glucose-1,6-bisphosphate-dependent) — MANHPRAGQPAQQSDLINVAQLTSQYYVLKPDVANPEHAVKFGTSGHRGSAGRQSFNEMHILAIAQAIAEERKKNGITGPCYVGKDTHALSEPAMLSVLEVLAANGVDVIVQQDNGYTPTPAISNAILEHNKAGGALADGIVITPSHNPPEDGGIKYNPPNGGPADTNVTKVVEDRANQLMKAGLQEVKRLPLEQALASGHVVEKDLIQPYVEGLAEIIDFPAIQKAGLKLGVDPLGGSGIAYWQRIAEHYKLDLTLVNDAVDQTFRFMHLDKDGVVRMDCSSESAMAGLLAYRDKFDLAFGNDPDYDRHGIVTPAGLMNPNHYLAVAINYLFQHRPQWGQDVAVGKTLVSSAMIDRVVNDIGRKLVEVPVGFKWFVDGLYDGSFGFGGEESAGASFLRFDGTPWSTDKDGIIMCLLAAEITAVTGKNPQEHYDELAARFGAPSYNRLQASATSAQKAALSKLSPEMVSADTLAGDPITARLTAAPGNGASIGGLKVMTENGWFAARPSGTEDAYKIYCESFLGAEHRAQIEKEAVEIVSEVLKNA, encoded by the coding sequence ATGGCCAATCACCCACGTGCCGGGCAACCCGCCCAGCAGAGCGATTTGATTAATGTTGCACAGTTAACGTCACAATATTATGTCCTGAAGCCCGATGTGGCGAACCCGGAACATGCGGTGAAGTTTGGTACCTCTGGCCATCGCGGCAGCGCAGGGCGTCAGAGCTTCAACGAGATGCACATTCTGGCAATCGCCCAGGCCATTGCCGAAGAGCGCAAGAAGAACGGCATCACCGGACCCTGCTACGTCGGTAAAGACACCCATGCGCTGTCCGAACCGGCGATGCTGTCGGTGCTGGAAGTGCTGGCGGCCAACGGCGTTGATGTGATTGTACAGCAGGACAACGGCTACACGCCGACCCCTGCGATCTCGAACGCCATCCTTGAGCACAATAAAGCGGGTGGCGCGCTGGCCGACGGCATCGTGATCACGCCGTCACACAACCCACCGGAAGATGGCGGCATCAAGTACAACCCACCGAATGGCGGCCCGGCTGACACTAACGTCACGAAAGTCGTGGAAGATCGCGCGAATCAGCTGATGAAAGCGGGACTGCAGGAGGTAAAACGTCTGCCTCTGGAGCAGGCGCTGGCCAGCGGTCATGTGGTCGAAAAAGATCTGATCCAGCCTTACGTTGAAGGCCTGGCGGAGATCATCGACTTCCCGGCGATTCAGAAAGCCGGTCTGAAGCTGGGCGTTGATCCGCTTGGCGGTTCCGGTATTGCCTACTGGCAGCGCATCGCCGAGCACTACAAGCTGGATCTGACGCTGGTAAACGACGCGGTCGATCAGACCTTCCGCTTTATGCATCTGGATAAAGATGGCGTCGTGCGCATGGACTGCTCCTCCGAGAGCGCCATGGCCGGTCTGCTGGCGTACCGCGACAAATTCGATCTGGCGTTCGGTAACGATCCCGATTATGACCGTCACGGCATTGTGACCCCGGCGGGTCTGATGAATCCAAACCACTATCTGGCCGTGGCGATCAACTACCTGTTCCAGCACCGTCCACAGTGGGGCCAGGACGTTGCCGTTGGCAAAACGCTGGTGTCCAGCGCCATGATTGACCGCGTGGTCAACGACATCGGCCGTAAGCTGGTGGAAGTCCCGGTTGGCTTCAAGTGGTTCGTTGATGGCCTCTATGACGGCAGCTTTGGTTTCGGCGGCGAAGAGAGCGCAGGTGCCTCCTTCCTGCGTTTCGACGGCACGCCGTGGTCAACCGACAAAGATGGCATCATCATGTGTCTGCTGGCAGCGGAAATCACGGCCGTGACCGGTAAGAATCCGCAGGAGCACTATGACGAGCTGGCCGCGCGCTTTGGCGCACCGAGCTACAACCGTCTGCAGGCGTCTGCGACCTCTGCGCAGAAAGCCGCGCTGTCGAAGCTGTCACCGGAGATGGTGAGCGCGGATACCCTGGCGGGCGATCCTATCACTGCACGTCTGACCGCGGCACCGGGTAACGGGGCTTCGATCGGTGGCCTGAAGGTAATGACGGAGAATGGCTGGTTTGCAGCGCGTCCGTCAGGCACCGAAGACGCCTACAAGATCTACTGCGAAAGCTTCCTGGGCGCCGAGCATCGCGCGCAGATCGAGAAAGAAGCCGTAGAGATCGTCAGCGAAGTGCTGAAAAACGCCTGA
- the ybfE gene encoding LexA regulated protein, translating into MAKEQTDRTTLDLFADERRPGRPKTSPLSRDEQLRINKRNQLKRDKGRGLRRVELKMNSEAVDALNTLAEQRNLSRSELIEQMLLAQLKLD; encoded by the coding sequence ATGGCAAAAGAACAGACTGACCGCACGACGCTCGATCTCTTTGCTGATGAGCGCCGCCCCGGTCGACCCAAAACCAGTCCGCTTTCGCGTGATGAACAGCTGCGCATCAACAAGCGCAATCAACTGAAACGCGACAAAGGGCGCGGACTTCGTCGTGTCGAGCTGAAAATGAACAGTGAAGCCGTCGATGCACTCAATACGCTGGCAGAACAGCGCAATCTCAGCCGCAGCGAACTGATTGAACAGATGCTGCTGGCACAGCTCAAACTGGATTAA
- the nagB gene encoding glucosamine-6-phosphate deaminase, whose product MRLIPLATPTQVGKWAARHIVNRINAFNPTADRPFVLGLPTGGTPLEAYKHLIEMHKAGQVSFKHVVTFNMDEYVGLPKEHPESYHSFMYRNFFDHVDIQPENINLLNGNAPDIDAECRQYEEKIRALGKIHLFMGGVGNDGHIAFNEPASSLASRTRIKTLTHDTRVANSRFFNGDVDQVPKYALTVGVGTLLDAEEVMILVTGHVKAQALQAAVEGNVNHMWTISCLQLHAKSVVVCDEPATMELKVKTVKYFREMEAENMKGV is encoded by the coding sequence ATGAGACTGATTCCTTTAGCGACCCCGACTCAGGTAGGCAAATGGGCTGCCCGACACATTGTTAACCGCATCAACGCGTTTAACCCGACGGCGGACAGGCCGTTCGTCCTGGGGCTGCCGACCGGCGGAACTCCCCTGGAGGCGTACAAGCACCTTATCGAGATGCACAAAGCGGGCCAGGTCAGTTTTAAACACGTCGTCACCTTCAATATGGATGAATATGTTGGCCTGCCAAAAGAGCACCCGGAGAGCTATCACAGCTTCATGTACCGTAATTTCTTCGATCATGTTGATATTCAACCGGAAAATATCAACCTGCTGAATGGTAATGCACCGGATATTGACGCAGAATGTCGCCAGTACGAAGAGAAAATTCGCGCGCTGGGTAAAATACACCTGTTTATGGGCGGTGTCGGCAATGATGGCCATATCGCCTTTAACGAACCGGCTTCGTCGCTGGCTTCCCGTACCCGCATTAAAACGCTGACCCATGACACCCGTGTGGCGAACTCTCGCTTCTTCAACGGCGATGTTGATCAGGTGCCTAAATATGCGCTGACGGTCGGCGTCGGCACGCTGCTGGATGCCGAAGAAGTGATGATTCTGGTGACCGGCCATGTGAAAGCGCAGGCCCTGCAGGCGGCCGTCGAAGGCAACGTCAACCACATGTGGACCATCAGCTGTCTGCAGCTGCACGCAAAATCGGTGGTGGTGTGTGATGAACCCGCCACCATGGAACTGAAAGTGAAAACCGTGAAATATTTCCGCGAAATGGAAGCGGAAAATATGAAAGGCGTGTAA
- the glnS gene encoding glutamine--tRNA ligase, translating into MSEAEARPTNFIRQIIDEDLASGKHSSVHTRFPPEPNGYLHIGHAKSICLNFGIAQDYQGQCNLRFDDTNPVKEDIEFVESIKRDVQWLGFEWSGDVRYSSDYFDQLYHFAVELISKGLAYVDELSPDQIREYRGTLKEAGKNSPYRDRSVEENLALFGKMRDGEFAEGTACLRAKIDMASNFIVMRDPVLYRIKFAEHHQTGNKWCIYPMYDFTHCISDALEGITHSLCTLEFQDNRRLYDWVLDNITIPAHPRQYEFSRLNLEYAVMSKRKLTQLVTEKHVEGWDDPRMLTVSGLRRRGYTAASIREFCRRIGVTKQDNIVEMASLESCIRDDLNENAPRAMAVLDPLKIVIENLPAGHNEVITMPNHPGKPEMGTRDVPFSREIWIDRADFREEANKQYKRLVLGKEVRLRNAYVIRAERVAKDEAGNITCIYCTSDVDTLSKDPADGRKVKGVIHWVSADHAQPAEFRLYDRLFSVPNPGAAEDFLAVINPASLTIKNGFVEPGLRDAEPGVPFQFEREGYFCADSVYSKPSQLVFNRTVGLRDTWAKTGE; encoded by the coding sequence ATGAGTGAGGCTGAAGCCCGCCCAACTAACTTTATTCGTCAGATCATCGACGAAGATTTGGCGAGCGGCAAGCACAGCAGCGTGCATACCCGTTTTCCGCCAGAGCCCAATGGCTATCTGCATATTGGTCATGCGAAATCGATCTGTCTGAATTTTGGCATCGCCCAGGATTATCAGGGTCAATGCAACCTGCGTTTTGACGACACCAATCCGGTCAAAGAGGATATCGAGTTCGTTGAATCCATCAAGCGTGACGTCCAGTGGCTGGGTTTTGAGTGGAGCGGTGACGTCCGTTACTCATCAGACTATTTTGATCAGCTCTATCACTTCGCCGTTGAGCTGATCTCTAAAGGACTGGCCTACGTCGATGAGCTGAGCCCGGATCAGATCCGTGAATATCGCGGCACCCTGAAAGAGGCGGGTAAAAACAGCCCCTATCGCGACCGCAGCGTGGAAGAGAACCTGGCGCTGTTCGGGAAAATGCGTGACGGTGAGTTCGCCGAAGGCACCGCCTGCCTGCGCGCTAAAATCGACATGGCTTCAAACTTCATCGTGATGCGCGATCCGGTGCTCTACCGTATCAAGTTCGCGGAGCATCACCAGACGGGCAACAAGTGGTGCATCTACCCGATGTATGACTTCACCCACTGTATCTCCGATGCGCTGGAAGGCATTACGCACTCGCTCTGTACGCTGGAGTTCCAGGACAACCGCCGTCTCTACGACTGGGTGCTGGATAACATCACCATTCCGGCGCATCCGCGTCAGTATGAGTTCTCGCGTCTGAACCTGGAGTATGCGGTGATGTCAAAACGCAAACTCACCCAGCTGGTGACCGAGAAGCATGTCGAAGGCTGGGATGATCCGCGTATGCTGACCGTGTCGGGCCTGCGTCGTCGTGGCTATACCGCCGCCTCTATCCGTGAGTTCTGCCGTCGCATTGGCGTCACCAAGCAGGACAACATCGTGGAGATGGCGTCGCTGGAATCGTGCATCCGTGACGATCTCAACGAGAATGCGCCACGCGCCATGGCCGTGCTGGATCCGCTTAAAATCGTGATCGAGAACCTGCCAGCGGGCCACAACGAAGTTATCACCATGCCAAATCATCCGGGCAAACCGGAGATGGGCACGCGTGACGTGCCGTTCAGCCGCGAAATCTGGATCGATCGCGCGGACTTCCGCGAAGAGGCGAACAAGCAGTATAAGCGTCTGGTGCTGGGCAAAGAGGTTCGCCTGCGCAACGCCTATGTGATTCGTGCCGAGCGCGTCGCCAAAGATGAAGCGGGTAACATCACCTGCATCTACTGCACCAGCGATGTCGATACGCTGAGCAAAGATCCGGCCGATGGCCGCAAGGTCAAAGGGGTGATTCACTGGGTTTCGGCGGATCATGCGCAGCCTGCTGAGTTCCGCCTGTATGATCGTCTGTTCAGTGTGCCAAACCCGGGCGCGGCCGAGGACTTCCTGGCGGTGATCAACCCGGCGTCGCTGACCATCAAAAATGGCTTCGTCGAGCCGGGCCTGCGCGATGCGGAACCGGGTGTACCGTTCCAGTTCGAACGCGAAGGCTATTTCTGCGCCGACAGCGTTTACTCGAAGCCGTCGCAGCTGGTGTTTAACCGCACCGTCGGTCTTCGCGATACTTGGGCGAAAACCGGCGAATAA
- the seqA gene encoding replication initiation negative regulator SeqA, which produces MKTIEVDEELYRYIASHTQHIGESASDILRRMLKFTAGQTAPASPAQPASKEAAKASQPVSVESRPQDRVRAVRELLLSDEYAEQKRAVNRFMLILSTLYRLDTTAFAEATASLQGRTRVYFAGDEHTLLQNGTHTKPKHVPGTPYWVITNTNTGRKCSMVEHIMLSMQFPAELTEKVCGTI; this is translated from the coding sequence ATGAAAACGATCGAAGTTGACGAAGAGCTCTACCGTTATATTGCCAGCCACACGCAACATATTGGCGAAAGCGCATCCGACATTCTGCGCCGCATGCTGAAGTTCACCGCCGGTCAGACGGCGCCCGCTTCGCCTGCGCAGCCCGCGTCAAAAGAAGCAGCGAAAGCGTCTCAGCCTGTGTCCGTGGAATCACGTCCTCAGGATCGCGTTCGCGCGGTGCGTGAGCTGCTGCTGTCCGATGAATATGCGGAACAGAAGCGGGCGGTAAATCGCTTTATGCTTATCCTGTCAACGCTCTATCGTCTTGATACCACAGCCTTTGCTGAAGCCACTGCTTCTCTGCAGGGCCGCACCCGCGTCTACTTTGCAGGTGACGAGCATACGCTGTTACAGAATGGCACCCATACTAAGCCGAAGCATGTGCCCGGCACACCGTACTGGGTCATCACCAATACCAACACGGGTCGTAAATGCAGCATGGTCGAACACATCATGCTCTCGATGCAGTTCCCTGCGGAACTGACCGAGAAAGTTTGCGGCACCATCTAA
- the ybfF gene encoding esterase gives MILNARLQTEQSSADSLPILLIHGLFGSLDNLGVLARGLKDAGPLLQVDVRNHGLSPRSSEMNYAVMAQDMVDTLDAQGIDRVAVIGHSLGGKIAMTMSALIPDRIARLVMIDIAPVDYQTRRHDDIFAAIRAVTASGVTLRSEAARVMRTLIVEEGVIQFLLKSFQEGEWRFNVPVLWDNYTTISGWVPVPAWPHPALFIRGGESSYLDNGYRDALLQQFPAAQAHVIGGAGHWVHAEKPDAVLRAVRRFFAL, from the coding sequence ATGATTTTGAACGCCCGTCTGCAAACTGAACAATCTTCTGCTGATTCCCTGCCCATCCTGCTTATTCACGGTCTGTTTGGCAGTCTGGATAACCTTGGCGTGCTGGCGCGCGGGCTGAAAGATGCCGGTCCGCTGCTGCAGGTGGACGTCCGTAACCACGGACTGTCCCCCCGTTCCAGCGAGATGAACTACGCTGTAATGGCGCAGGATATGGTTGATACGCTGGATGCTCAGGGCATCGACCGCGTCGCGGTGATCGGTCACTCGTTGGGCGGCAAAATCGCCATGACGATGAGCGCGCTTATCCCGGACCGCATTGCGCGACTGGTGATGATCGACATCGCGCCGGTGGACTATCAGACCCGTCGCCACGACGACATCTTTGCCGCTATCCGTGCCGTGACGGCGTCGGGCGTGACTCTGCGCAGCGAGGCGGCGCGGGTTATGCGTACGCTGATCGTCGAAGAGGGCGTCATCCAGTTCCTGCTGAAGTCGTTTCAGGAGGGCGAATGGCGCTTCAACGTGCCGGTGCTGTGGGACAACTACACAACGATTTCTGGCTGGGTGCCGGTGCCCGCCTGGCCCCATCCGGCGCTGTTTATTCGCGGCGGGGAGTCCAGCTATCTGGACAATGGCTATCGCGATGCCCTGCTCCAGCAGTTTCCGGCCGCGCAGGCGCACGTCATTGGCGGCGCAGGACACTGGGTTCACGCGGAAAAACCCGATGCCGTTTTGCGCGCGGTTCGCCGATTTTTTGCGCTTTAA